One Papaver somniferum cultivar HN1 chromosome 10, ASM357369v1, whole genome shotgun sequence genomic window carries:
- the LOC113315329 gene encoding uncharacterized protein LOC113315329, with translation MSNDVYKKWMKCPRKSIDYRQCVKSFVEFSMINGGGCTLFSCPCRRCMNAKGLITLSEISFHLLKYGMQEMYTTWRFHGESLEAARNTTTEYVADNDVTAVSNESIAAYVDENVKAGMDENGEEGVDENAEAGVDVNVGTNRCYEKKKSAAEQAREPLYPSCPKGKSAMCDAIMVNNIKTQFGISDNGVTTMLELMKELLPEGNTLPSKFPDIKEIIKELGMDYVTYDACINDCVLYWKDNSSLVKCPVCQEPRYVRVFNDERKLTQVAQNTLRHFPIIARLKRLYSVSWIAEAMLWHSRAQKDVNIMRHPVDSTAWRCADNFYPEFAKEARNVTLGIATDVFNPNGCFGLNYSCWPVKLCPYNLPPSMCMKREFSMLYLLISGTRAPGKDIDVYLQPLIEELKELWNDGVMTFDSFTKSEFLLKARLLWAIHDFPALVTLSGCVTHGYYACPTCGEETVSEWLSYSKKICYMGHRRWLPSKHKYRDDKTNFSGGVEYGKAPWPLTGLQIQEMVKDMRSKQGKGKPPAKKRKRGAEGDNLQQGADEDVSDHSLFSRRSILHDLPN, from the coding sequence ATGTCAAATGATGTGTATAAGAAATGGATGAAGTGTCCCCGTAAGTCGATAGATTACAGACAATGTGTGAAGTCATTCGTAGAGTTTTCCATGATTAATGGTGGTGGGTGTACTTTGTTTTCATGCCCTTGTCGTCGTTGTATGAATGCTAAAGGTTTAATTACCCTGAGTGAGATATCATTTCATTTGCTGAAATATGGTATGCAAGAGATGTACACAACATGGCGCTTTCATGGGGAAAGTTTAGAAGCAGCACGTAACACTACAACTGAATATGTAGCCGATAATGATGTCACAGCAGTTTCGAATGAGAGTATTGCAGCATATGTGGATGAAAATGTTAAGGCAGGGATGGATGAGAAtggagaagaaggtgttgatgaGAATGCAGAAGCAGGTGTTGATGTGAATGTTGGAACCAACAGGTGTTATGAGAAAAAGAAGTCAGCGGCTGAGCAGGCAAGAGAACCATTATATCCTTCATGTCCTAAAGGAAAGTCAGCAATGTGCGACGCGATTATGGTGAACAACATAAAGACTCAGTTTGGAATTTCAGACAACGGTGTTACAACAATGTTAGAGTTGATGAAAGAGTTGCTTCCCGAAGGTAACACCCTTCCATCCAAGTTTCCAGATATCAAGGAGATTATTAAAGAGTTGGGGATGGACTATGTCACTTATGATGCTTGTATAAATGACTGTGTACTTTATTGGAAGGATAATAGTTCATTGGTGAAATGTCCGGTATGTCAAGAACCTCGGTATGTAAGAGTTTTTAATGATGAGAGAAAACTTACACAAGTTGCGCAGAATACTTTAAGGCATTTTCCAATAATTGCAAGGCTTAAAAGACTTTACAGTGTATCATGGATAGCAGAGGCGATGCTTTGGCATTCTAGAGCACAGAAAGATGTCAATATAATGCGTCATCCGGTTGATTCTACAGCTTGGCGGTGTGCGGATAACTTTTATCCTGAATTTGCTAAGGAAGCACGGAATGTTACTCTTGGGATAGCAACTGATGTCTTCAACCCAAATGGATGTTTTGGTCTCAATTACAGCTGTTGGCCGGTGAAACTGTGTCCGTACAACCTTCCACCTTCAATGTGTATGAAGCGCGAATTCTCCATGTTATATTTGTTGATATCAGGCACAAGAGCACCAGGTAAAGACATTGATGTGTACTTACAACCATTGATAGAGGAGTTGAAAGAGTTATGGAATGATGGTGTTATGACATTCGACAGCTTCACAAAGTCTGAATTTCTGTTGAAGGCAAGGTTGTTATGGGCCATTCATGATTTTCCGGCATTAGTGACTCTGTCCGGATGTGTGACTCATGGATATTATGCGTGTCCTACCTGTGGTGAAGAAACAGTTTCTGAGTGGCTGTCGTATAGTAAGAAAATATGTTATATGGGACATCGAAGATGGCTGCCATCCAAACACAAGTACAGAGATGACAAGACAAACTTCAGTGGAGGGGTAGAATATGGTAAAGCTCCATGGCCACTAACAGGATTGCAAATTCAAGAAATGGTGAAGGATATGAGAAGCAAACAGGGTAAGGGTAAACCACCAGcaaagaaacgtaaaagaggAGCAGAAGGTGATAATTTGCAACAGGGAGCCGATGAAGATGTTTCTGACCACTCACTCTTTTCTCGAAGGTCCATTCTTCATGATTTGCCGAATTAG